In Carassius gibelio isolate Cgi1373 ecotype wild population from Czech Republic chromosome B4, carGib1.2-hapl.c, whole genome shotgun sequence, one DNA window encodes the following:
- the mical3b gene encoding protein-methionine sulfoxide oxidase mical3b isoform X9: MWVGQSESCQAHALFDGFVQAATCRETLRAFQELCKELKLHPGGQPQFYHTLRSRLHDWKAKALWAKLDKRASQREYMRGHACTSTTCLIIGAGPCGLRTAIELRFLGARVVLVEKRDAFSRNNVLHLWPFTIQDLRGLGAKKFYGKFCAGAIDHISIRQLQLMLLKVALLLGVEVHVNVEFKHLVEPPEDQKKRVGWRAEVHPSSHPVNQLEFDVVIGADGRRNTLPGFRRKEFRGKLAIAITANFINRNTTAEAKVEEISGVAFIFNQRFFQDLRQATGIDLENIVYYKDDTHYFVMTAKKQSLLDKGVILRDYADTEMLLSRNNVDQNALLSYAHEAADFSTNHQLPTLDFAINHYGQADVAMFDFTCMYASENAAMVRQRRGHPLLVALVGDSLLEPFWPMGTGIARGFLAATDTAWMVRSWGQGNTPSEVLAERESVYRLLPQTTPENVSKNYNQYSVDPATRYPNINMQLISAAQVRHLIDTGEGPILNLDAVSSPHPRLTRQGVCYFIHTIYHLYGHTQSNMLSVCVESMARYSKLLSWCQEQTHGYMNVCVTDFTTSWRSGLALCALIHRFRPDLINFASLEESEPELNGQLGLDMAELEFGICPIMTGKEMSALEESDSLCMVMYLSQLYELLKDTAPASGNLSSEGKVGPFSSPKSPISLLSKLGQSLSRKRNPKDKKEKEADSVGNGKRRRTSQTGQSEEDDVPHDSKENKTSGVTPGSEPKVVEGQGMVRSMTTLLLAKFEENTPLASASTIRRQSYVQMYTGGVSSLAQQISNQIQSQQDQSPKLLHRRELGSQKEFPVNMGSSDVCYFCGRRVYVMERLSAEGKFFHRSCFQCDHCSTTLRLSNYAYDQLHGRFYCKHHFSYRMTSVDQRKRPAPPAAPRSTQALPAPSSASTSLSSLGSVGTATPPDSWSSSAQPDIVSSLAKRLCGTPERIELENYKPCPKQQDSPLLEVPEETLAQHNLSASLQEKNTEEQSSSSESDLEEEVVWKEEGPNIRTNEERAFDLEEELKEEEGGENQEKQEEEEEEAEDEEEEEEEEEEGEVSEEEQDEGVSSDESYEGYSDDKDIDTSSVRESNPCDQQEQDESVSLHQSSTESPPSLKPPESGPTPTPELSTNPENPPVKRSEVVEEFWLRSAEIRKSLGLTPLSRECDPKHTAAQTSNIKESFYTSVAYITSCKSNSAKQTPRNCDSSTQTPSQSTFLPEPSHTMDGDAGITLEEPIGRSSVIHRLSITVEGCVMGDKQDLDLSSTSFGNESILNPDTGLPTPPYSPSSSPLVNKQCRALHQSEPILDREVMVFSSTSATPIPQRDGFKPKLNQAWSLPPDEIEILCGDEAEGASRLPERSGVTENVCQMDNRRLEHRRTLPDRLVAPTDNGLEEKEKKRSSLFLPRKSRKSMNAAAEAQQKPGKHKSLWKTVFSKYKKDKKRKEATMVAETLPAATNTETKRKVSGMNRTSDLCFRKNPSFSEDTDLSCHALLERCPLRAQRAETEEELNAKLTRRVQRAARRQAKQEELRRLHRAQLIQRQLEQVEVKQRQLEEKGVAVEKALRGEADFWGDSSTSNLLDVHLGGMGKKDDPSLMHQWFKLVQEKNALVRYESELMIFARELELEDRQSRLQQELRERMAVDDDLKGEDELAEERRILSEMLDVVEQRDALVALLEEQRVREKEEDGDLEAVMLSKGFSLQWD, translated from the exons ATGTGGGTCGGCCAGTCTGAGTCGTGCCAGGCACACGCGCTGTTCGATGGCTTCGTGCAGGCCGCCACGTGCAGGGAGACCCTCAGGGCCTTCCAGGAGCTGTGTAAAGAGCTGAAGCTGCATCCAGGCGGTCAGCCGCAGTTCTACCACACTCTGAGGAGCAGACTGCACGACTGGAAGGCCAAAGCACTATGGGCCAAACTGGATAAAAGAGCCAGCCAGAGAGAGTACATGAGAGGCCATGCTTGCACCAGCACCACG TGTCTGATCATAGGTGCAGGTCCGTGTGGATTGCGGACGGCTATAGAGCTGCGATTTCTGGGCGCCAGGGTGGTTCTGGTGGAAAAGCGAGATGCTTTCTCACGGAACAATGTTCTTCATCTTTGGCCCTTCACCATCCAGGACCTCCGTGGTTTAGGGGCCAAAAAGTTCTACGGGAAGTTCTGTGCTGGAGCCATAGACCATATTA GTATTCGTCAGCTGCAGCTGATGCTTTTGAAGGTGGCCTTGTTATTGGGAGTTGAGGTTCATGTGAATGTGGAGTTCAAACATCTAGTGGAACCTCCAGAGGACCAGAAGAAAC GTGTTGGTTGGCGGGCAGAGGTCCATCCCAGCTCACATCCAGTCAATCAGCTGGAGTTTGATGTGGTTATTGGGGCAGATGGTAGAAGAAACACTTTACCAG GGTTTCGCAGGAAAGAGTTTCGGGGGAAACTGGCCATTGCCATCACGGCGAATTTCATCAATCGCAACACCACTGCCGAAGCTAAAGTGGAGGAGATCAGCGGTGTCGCCTTCATCTTCAACCAGAGGTTTTTCCAGGATCTTCGGCAGGCTACCG GAATTGATCTGGAGAATATAGTATATTACAAAGACGACACTCACTACTTTGTAATGACCGCCAAAAAGCAAAGTCTTCTGGACAAAGGAGTCATTCTGCGC GATTACGCTGACACTGAAATGCTGCTCTCCAGGAACAATGTGGACCAGAATGCACTGCTCTCGTATGCTCACGAAGCTGCTGATTTCTCCACCAATCATCAGCTCCCCACGCTGGACTTTGCCATCAACCACTATGGGCAGGCAGATGTGGCCATGTTTGACTTTACCTGCATGTACGCCTCTGAGAACGCAGCGATGGTGCGTCAGCGCAGGGGACACCCTCTGCTGGTCGCTCTGGTGGGTGATAGTTTACTAGAG CCATTCTGGCCAATGGGAACAGGAATTGCTCGGGGCTTCCTGGCAGCCACGGACACGGCCTGGATGGTTCGTAGCTGGGGTCAAGGCAACACCCCTTCAGAGGTTCTGGCTGAGAG AGAGAGTGTGTATCGGTTGCTTCCTCAGACAACACCAGAAAACGTCAGTAAAAACTACAACCAGTACAGCGTGGATCCTGCTACCCGCTATCCCAACATCAACATGCAGCTCATCAGCGCTGCTCAG GTACGTCATCTCATAGACACAGGTGAGGGTCCGATTTTAAATCTTGATGCAGTCAGCTCTCCACACCCTAGACTCACACGGCAAGGTGTGTGTTACTTTATACACACCATCTACCACTTATACGGTCATACACAATCTAACatgctgtctgtgtgtgtagagTCAATGGCTCGTTACAGTAAGCTTCTGAGCTGGTGTCAGGAGCAGACGCATGGTTACATGAACGTATGTGTGACAGACTTCACAACTTCCTGGAGGAGTGGCCTGGCCTTGTGTGCTCTCATACACAGATTCAGACCTGACCTCAT TAATTTTGCATCTCTGGAGGAGAGTGAACCGGAGCTCAATGGTCAGCTGGGTTTGGACATGGCGGAGCTGGAATTTGGTATTTGTCCTATTATGACCGGCAAGGAGATGAGCGCACTGGAAGAGAGTGACTCTCTCTGCATGGTCATGTACCTCAGCCAACTTTACGAGCTCCTCAAAGACACAGCGCCAGCTAGTG GAAACCTGAGCTCAGAAGGGAAAGTAGGTCCGTTCTCTAGCCCGAAGTCACCAATCTCACTGCTCAGCAAACTGGGACAGAGTCTGTCCCGCAAACGCAATCCCAAG GATAAGAAAGAGAAGGAAGCAGATAGTGTTGGAAATGGAAAGAGGAGGAGAACAAGCCAGACTGGCCAGTCAGAAGAG GATGATGTTCCTCATGAtagcaaagaaaataaaacttcAGGAGTGACTCCGGGGTCAGAACCGAAGGTCGTTGAGGGTCAAGGCATGGTTCGGTCCATGACGACGCTACTGCTGGCTAAATTTGAGGAAAACACACCACTGGCCTCCGCTAGTACAATTCGCAGACAG AGCTACGTTCAGATGTATACGGGCGGAGTAAGCTCATTGGCTCAGCAGATATCCAATCAGATTCAGAGTCAGCAGGATCAATCTCCCAAGCTCCTTCACAGGAGGGAGTTG GGTTCTCAAAAGGAGTTTCCTGTGAATATGGGCAGCAGTGATGTGTGTTATTTCTGCGGCCGTCGCGTTTATGTCATGGAAAGGCTGAGCGCGGAGGGAAAGTTCTTCCATAGGAGCTGCTTCCAGTGTGATCACTGCAGCACCACGTTACGCTTGTCCAACTACGCTTACGACCAGCTACATG GAAGGTTTTACTGTAAGCACCACTTCAGCTACAGAATGACTAGCGTGGATCAGAGAAAGAGACCAGCCCCACCTGCGGCCCCTCGATCTACTCAG GCTCTCCCTGCTCCTTCCTCGGCTTCTACGTCTTTGTCCTCTCTAGGGTCAGTGGGCACAGCCACCCCACCAGACTCTTGGTCCTCCAGCGCCCAACCCGACATAGTATCCAGCCTGGCCAAGAGACTGTGTGGTACCCCAGAACGCATTGAGCTGGAGAACTACAAACCCTGCCCAAAACAACAGGACAGCCCACTGCTGGAGGTCCCAGAGGAGACGCTTGCACAGCACAACCTCAGTGCTAGCCTGCAGGAGAAAAACACAGAGGAGCAGTCCAG TAGCTCTGAGTCAGACCTAGAGGAGGAGGTTGTCTGGAAGGAGGAGGGGCCAAACATCAGGACCAATGAAGAGAGAGCGTTTGACCTGGAGGAGGAGCTAAAAGaggaagagggaggagagaacCAGGAAAaacaagaggaggaggaggaggaggccgaagatgaggaggaggaggaggaggaggaggaagaaggagaAGTTTCCGAAGAAGAACAAGACGAGGGAGTTTCTAGTGATG AGTCTTATGAAGGATACAGTGATGACAAAGATATAGACACCAGTTCAGTCAGAGAGTCCAATCCATGTGACCAACAGGAACAAGACGAATCTGTTTCATTGCACCAGTCTTCTACTGAGTCCCCGCCCTCCTTGAAACCACCAGAATCAGGTCCCACACCCACACCTGAGCTATCAACGAATCCAGAGAACCCACCTGTCAAGAGGTCAGAGGTTGTAGAAGAGTTCTGGCTGAGGAGTGCCGAGATCAGGAAGAGTTTAGGCCTGACTCCTCTGTCTAGAGAATGCGACCCCAAACATACAGCAGCCCAAACATCTAACATTAAAGAAAGCTTCTACACCTCAGTCGCCTACATAACGTCCTGCAAAAGCAATTCTGCCAAACAAACACCAAGAAACTGTGACTCCAGCACACAAACTCCATCTCAAAGTACATTCCTGCCTGAACCATCTCACACTATGGACGGCGATGCAGGCATCACATTAGAAGAGCCGATAGGCCGCTCTTCTGTAATCCACAGACTAAGCATCACTGTAGAAGGTTGTGTGATGGGAGACAAGCAGGATTTGGATCTCAGTTCCACCTCATTTGGAAATGAAAGCATTTTAAATCCAGACACAGGTCTTCCTACTCCTCCGTACAGCCCATCTAGTTCCCCTCTTGTCAACAAGCAATGTCGTGCCCTTCACCAATCTGAACCGATACTGGACCGAGAGGTTATGGTCTTCTCATCAACCAGCGCTACTCCTATTCCACAGCGGGATGGTTTTAAACCCAAGCTCAATCAAGCTTGGAGTCTTCCTCCGGATGAAATTGAGATCCTGTGTGGAGACGAGGCGGAAGGGGCTTCCAGACTGCCAGAAAGATCCGGTGTCACGGAGAACGTATGCCAGATGGACAACCGTAGGCTGGAGCACAGGAGGACGCTTCCAGACCGGTTGGTTGCCCCAACGGACAATGGCTTGGAGGAGAAGGAGAAAAAGCGCAGCTCGCTGTTCTTGCCCCGTAAAAGCAGGAAGAGTATGAATGCAGCGGCTGAGGCCCAGCAGAAGCCAGGAAAGCACAAGTCCCTCTGGAAGACTGTTTTCTCAAAGTATAAAAAGGACAAGAAGAGGAAGGAGGCTACGATGGTGGCAGAAACTCTACCTGCCGCAACTAACACCGAGACAAAGCGGAAGGTGTCAGGAATGAACAGAACATCAg ACCTGTGTTTCCGGAAAAATCCGAGTTTCTCTGAAGACACAGACTTGTCCTGCCATGCTCTTCTAGAAAGATGTCCACTCAGAGCTCAG AGAGCAGAAAcggaggaggaactcaacgccaAGCTGACACGGCGAGTGCAGAGAGCAGCGCGCAGACAGGCCAAGCAGGAGGAGCTGCGGAGGCTGCACAgggcacag TTAATCCAGCGTCAGTTGGAGCAAGTGGAGGTCAAGCAGAGGCAGCTGGAGGAGAAGGGTGTAGCTGTGGAGAAAGCACTCAGAGGCGAAGCAG ACTTCTGGGGAGATTCGAGTACATCTAACCTTTTGGATGTACATCTGGGTG GAATGGGAAAGAAAGATGACCCTAGTTTAATGCACCAGTGGTTTAAGCTGGTGCAGGAGAAGAATGCCCTTGTGCGCTATGAATCTGAGCTCATGATATT TGCACGTGAGCTGGAGCTGGAGGACAGGCAGAGTCGACTACAGCAGGAGCTGAGAGAGCGCATGGCGGTGGACG acgATCTGAAGGGGGAGGATGAGCTGGCGGAGGAGAGGCGTATATTGAGCGAGATGCTAGATGTGGTGGAGCAGAGAGATGCGCTGGTGGCCTTGCTGGAGGAGCAGCGAGTGAGAGAAAAAGAGGAGGACGGTGACCTGGAGGCCGTCATGCTTTCTAAGGGTTTCAGTCTGCAATGGGACTGA
- the mical3b gene encoding protein-methionine sulfoxide oxidase mical3b isoform X8 yields MWVGQSESCQAHALFDGFVQAATCRETLRAFQELCKELKLHPGGQPQFYHTLRSRLHDWKAKALWAKLDKRASQREYMRGHACTSTTCLIIGAGPCGLRTAIELRFLGARVVLVEKRDAFSRNNVLHLWPFTIQDLRGLGAKKFYGKFCAGAIDHISIRQLQLMLLKVALLLGVEVHVNVEFKHLVEPPEDQKKRVGWRAEVHPSSHPVNQLEFDVVIGADGRRNTLPGFRRKEFRGKLAIAITANFINRNTTAEAKVEEISGVAFIFNQRFFQDLRQATGIDLENIVYYKDDTHYFVMTAKKQSLLDKGVILRDYADTEMLLSRNNVDQNALLSYAHEAADFSTNHQLPTLDFAINHYGQADVAMFDFTCMYASENAAMVRQRRGHPLLVALVGDSLLEPFWPMGTGIARGFLAATDTAWMVRSWGQGNTPSEVLAERESVYRLLPQTTPENVSKNYNQYSVDPATRYPNINMQLISAAQVRHLIDTGEGPILNLDAVSSPHPRLTRQESMARYSKLLSWCQEQTHGYMNVCVTDFTTSWRSGLALCALIHRFRPDLINFASLEESEPELNGQLGLDMAELEFGICPIMTGKEMSALEESDSLCMVMYLSQLYELLKDTAPASGNLSSEGKVGPFSSPKSPISLLSKLGQSLSRKRNPKDKKEKEADSVGNGKRRRTSQTGQSEEDDVPHDSKENKTSGVTPGSEPKVVEGQGMVRSMTTLLLAKFEENTPLASASTIRRQSYVQMYTGGVSSLAQQISNQIQSQQDQSPKLLHRRELGSQKEFPVNMGSSDVCYFCGRRVYVMERLSAEGKFFHRSCFQCDHCSTTLRLSNYAYDQLHGRFYCKHHFSYRMTSVDQRKRPAPPAAPRSTQALPAPSSASTSLSSLGSVGTATPPDSWSSSAQPDIVSSLAKRLCGTPERIELENYKPCPKQQDSPLLEVPEETLAQHNLSASLQEKNTEEQSSSSESDLEEEVVWKEEGPNIRTNEERAFDLEEELKEEEGGENQEKQEEEEEEAEDEEEEEEEEEEGEVSEEEQDEGVSSDEGEYCPWERERLSGVWLEEEEAGFVKESYEGYSDDKDIDTSSVRESNPCDQQEQDESVSLHQSSTESPPSLKPPESGPTPTPELSTNPENPPVKRSEVVEEFWLRSAEIRKSLGLTPLSRECDPKHTAAQTSNIKESFYTSVAYITSCKSNSAKQTPRNCDSSTQTPSQSTFLPEPSHTMDGDAGITLEEPIGRSSVIHRLSITVEGCVMGDKQDLDLSSTSFGNESILNPDTGLPTPPYSPSSSPLVNKQCRALHQSEPILDREVMVFSSTSATPIPQRDGFKPKLNQAWSLPPDEIEILCGDEAEGASRLPERSGVTENVCQMDNRRLEHRRTLPDRLVAPTDNGLEEKEKKRSSLFLPRKSRKSMNAAAEAQQKPGKHKSLWKTVFSKYKKDKKRKEATMVAETLPAATNTETKRKVSGMNRTSDLCFRKNPSFSEDTDLSCHALLERCPLRAQRAETEEELNAKLTRRVQRAARRQAKQEELRRLHRAQLIQRQLEQVEVKQRQLEEKGVAVEKALRGEADFWGDSSTSNLLDVHLGGMGKKDDPSLMHQWFKLVQEKNALVRYESELMIFARELELEDRQSRLQQELRERMAVDDDLKGEDELAEERRILSEMLDVVEQRDALVALLEEQRVREKEEDGDLEAVMLSKGFSLQWD; encoded by the exons ATGTGGGTCGGCCAGTCTGAGTCGTGCCAGGCACACGCGCTGTTCGATGGCTTCGTGCAGGCCGCCACGTGCAGGGAGACCCTCAGGGCCTTCCAGGAGCTGTGTAAAGAGCTGAAGCTGCATCCAGGCGGTCAGCCGCAGTTCTACCACACTCTGAGGAGCAGACTGCACGACTGGAAGGCCAAAGCACTATGGGCCAAACTGGATAAAAGAGCCAGCCAGAGAGAGTACATGAGAGGCCATGCTTGCACCAGCACCACG TGTCTGATCATAGGTGCAGGTCCGTGTGGATTGCGGACGGCTATAGAGCTGCGATTTCTGGGCGCCAGGGTGGTTCTGGTGGAAAAGCGAGATGCTTTCTCACGGAACAATGTTCTTCATCTTTGGCCCTTCACCATCCAGGACCTCCGTGGTTTAGGGGCCAAAAAGTTCTACGGGAAGTTCTGTGCTGGAGCCATAGACCATATTA GTATTCGTCAGCTGCAGCTGATGCTTTTGAAGGTGGCCTTGTTATTGGGAGTTGAGGTTCATGTGAATGTGGAGTTCAAACATCTAGTGGAACCTCCAGAGGACCAGAAGAAAC GTGTTGGTTGGCGGGCAGAGGTCCATCCCAGCTCACATCCAGTCAATCAGCTGGAGTTTGATGTGGTTATTGGGGCAGATGGTAGAAGAAACACTTTACCAG GGTTTCGCAGGAAAGAGTTTCGGGGGAAACTGGCCATTGCCATCACGGCGAATTTCATCAATCGCAACACCACTGCCGAAGCTAAAGTGGAGGAGATCAGCGGTGTCGCCTTCATCTTCAACCAGAGGTTTTTCCAGGATCTTCGGCAGGCTACCG GAATTGATCTGGAGAATATAGTATATTACAAAGACGACACTCACTACTTTGTAATGACCGCCAAAAAGCAAAGTCTTCTGGACAAAGGAGTCATTCTGCGC GATTACGCTGACACTGAAATGCTGCTCTCCAGGAACAATGTGGACCAGAATGCACTGCTCTCGTATGCTCACGAAGCTGCTGATTTCTCCACCAATCATCAGCTCCCCACGCTGGACTTTGCCATCAACCACTATGGGCAGGCAGATGTGGCCATGTTTGACTTTACCTGCATGTACGCCTCTGAGAACGCAGCGATGGTGCGTCAGCGCAGGGGACACCCTCTGCTGGTCGCTCTGGTGGGTGATAGTTTACTAGAG CCATTCTGGCCAATGGGAACAGGAATTGCTCGGGGCTTCCTGGCAGCCACGGACACGGCCTGGATGGTTCGTAGCTGGGGTCAAGGCAACACCCCTTCAGAGGTTCTGGCTGAGAG AGAGAGTGTGTATCGGTTGCTTCCTCAGACAACACCAGAAAACGTCAGTAAAAACTACAACCAGTACAGCGTGGATCCTGCTACCCGCTATCCCAACATCAACATGCAGCTCATCAGCGCTGCTCAG GTACGTCATCTCATAGACACAGGTGAGGGTCCGATTTTAAATCTTGATGCAGTCAGCTCTCCACACCCTAGACTCACACGGCAAG agTCAATGGCTCGTTACAGTAAGCTTCTGAGCTGGTGTCAGGAGCAGACGCATGGTTACATGAACGTATGTGTGACAGACTTCACAACTTCCTGGAGGAGTGGCCTGGCCTTGTGTGCTCTCATACACAGATTCAGACCTGACCTCAT TAATTTTGCATCTCTGGAGGAGAGTGAACCGGAGCTCAATGGTCAGCTGGGTTTGGACATGGCGGAGCTGGAATTTGGTATTTGTCCTATTATGACCGGCAAGGAGATGAGCGCACTGGAAGAGAGTGACTCTCTCTGCATGGTCATGTACCTCAGCCAACTTTACGAGCTCCTCAAAGACACAGCGCCAGCTAGTG GAAACCTGAGCTCAGAAGGGAAAGTAGGTCCGTTCTCTAGCCCGAAGTCACCAATCTCACTGCTCAGCAAACTGGGACAGAGTCTGTCCCGCAAACGCAATCCCAAG GATAAGAAAGAGAAGGAAGCAGATAGTGTTGGAAATGGAAAGAGGAGGAGAACAAGCCAGACTGGCCAGTCAGAAGAG GATGATGTTCCTCATGAtagcaaagaaaataaaacttcAGGAGTGACTCCGGGGTCAGAACCGAAGGTCGTTGAGGGTCAAGGCATGGTTCGGTCCATGACGACGCTACTGCTGGCTAAATTTGAGGAAAACACACCACTGGCCTCCGCTAGTACAATTCGCAGACAG AGCTACGTTCAGATGTATACGGGCGGAGTAAGCTCATTGGCTCAGCAGATATCCAATCAGATTCAGAGTCAGCAGGATCAATCTCCCAAGCTCCTTCACAGGAGGGAGTTG GGTTCTCAAAAGGAGTTTCCTGTGAATATGGGCAGCAGTGATGTGTGTTATTTCTGCGGCCGTCGCGTTTATGTCATGGAAAGGCTGAGCGCGGAGGGAAAGTTCTTCCATAGGAGCTGCTTCCAGTGTGATCACTGCAGCACCACGTTACGCTTGTCCAACTACGCTTACGACCAGCTACATG GAAGGTTTTACTGTAAGCACCACTTCAGCTACAGAATGACTAGCGTGGATCAGAGAAAGAGACCAGCCCCACCTGCGGCCCCTCGATCTACTCAG GCTCTCCCTGCTCCTTCCTCGGCTTCTACGTCTTTGTCCTCTCTAGGGTCAGTGGGCACAGCCACCCCACCAGACTCTTGGTCCTCCAGCGCCCAACCCGACATAGTATCCAGCCTGGCCAAGAGACTGTGTGGTACCCCAGAACGCATTGAGCTGGAGAACTACAAACCCTGCCCAAAACAACAGGACAGCCCACTGCTGGAGGTCCCAGAGGAGACGCTTGCACAGCACAACCTCAGTGCTAGCCTGCAGGAGAAAAACACAGAGGAGCAGTCCAG TAGCTCTGAGTCAGACCTAGAGGAGGAGGTTGTCTGGAAGGAGGAGGGGCCAAACATCAGGACCAATGAAGAGAGAGCGTTTGACCTGGAGGAGGAGCTAAAAGaggaagagggaggagagaacCAGGAAAaacaagaggaggaggaggaggaggccgaagatgaggaggaggaggaggaggaggaggaagaaggagaAGTTTCCGAAGAAGAACAAGACGAGGGAGTTTCTAGTGATG agGGTGAGTACTGCCCTTGGGAGAGGGAACGGCTCTCAGGGGTGTGGCTTGAGGAAGAGGAGGCGGGGTTTGTTAAAG AGTCTTATGAAGGATACAGTGATGACAAAGATATAGACACCAGTTCAGTCAGAGAGTCCAATCCATGTGACCAACAGGAACAAGACGAATCTGTTTCATTGCACCAGTCTTCTACTGAGTCCCCGCCCTCCTTGAAACCACCAGAATCAGGTCCCACACCCACACCTGAGCTATCAACGAATCCAGAGAACCCACCTGTCAAGAGGTCAGAGGTTGTAGAAGAGTTCTGGCTGAGGAGTGCCGAGATCAGGAAGAGTTTAGGCCTGACTCCTCTGTCTAGAGAATGCGACCCCAAACATACAGCAGCCCAAACATCTAACATTAAAGAAAGCTTCTACACCTCAGTCGCCTACATAACGTCCTGCAAAAGCAATTCTGCCAAACAAACACCAAGAAACTGTGACTCCAGCACACAAACTCCATCTCAAAGTACATTCCTGCCTGAACCATCTCACACTATGGACGGCGATGCAGGCATCACATTAGAAGAGCCGATAGGCCGCTCTTCTGTAATCCACAGACTAAGCATCACTGTAGAAGGTTGTGTGATGGGAGACAAGCAGGATTTGGATCTCAGTTCCACCTCATTTGGAAATGAAAGCATTTTAAATCCAGACACAGGTCTTCCTACTCCTCCGTACAGCCCATCTAGTTCCCCTCTTGTCAACAAGCAATGTCGTGCCCTTCACCAATCTGAACCGATACTGGACCGAGAGGTTATGGTCTTCTCATCAACCAGCGCTACTCCTATTCCACAGCGGGATGGTTTTAAACCCAAGCTCAATCAAGCTTGGAGTCTTCCTCCGGATGAAATTGAGATCCTGTGTGGAGACGAGGCGGAAGGGGCTTCCAGACTGCCAGAAAGATCCGGTGTCACGGAGAACGTATGCCAGATGGACAACCGTAGGCTGGAGCACAGGAGGACGCTTCCAGACCGGTTGGTTGCCCCAACGGACAATGGCTTGGAGGAGAAGGAGAAAAAGCGCAGCTCGCTGTTCTTGCCCCGTAAAAGCAGGAAGAGTATGAATGCAGCGGCTGAGGCCCAGCAGAAGCCAGGAAAGCACAAGTCCCTCTGGAAGACTGTTTTCTCAAAGTATAAAAAGGACAAGAAGAGGAAGGAGGCTACGATGGTGGCAGAAACTCTACCTGCCGCAACTAACACCGAGACAAAGCGGAAGGTGTCAGGAATGAACAGAACATCAg ACCTGTGTTTCCGGAAAAATCCGAGTTTCTCTGAAGACACAGACTTGTCCTGCCATGCTCTTCTAGAAAGATGTCCACTCAGAGCTCAG AGAGCAGAAAcggaggaggaactcaacgccaAGCTGACACGGCGAGTGCAGAGAGCAGCGCGCAGACAGGCCAAGCAGGAGGAGCTGCGGAGGCTGCACAgggcacag TTAATCCAGCGTCAGTTGGAGCAAGTGGAGGTCAAGCAGAGGCAGCTGGAGGAGAAGGGTGTAGCTGTGGAGAAAGCACTCAGAGGCGAAGCAG ACTTCTGGGGAGATTCGAGTACATCTAACCTTTTGGATGTACATCTGGGTG GAATGGGAAAGAAAGATGACCCTAGTTTAATGCACCAGTGGTTTAAGCTGGTGCAGGAGAAGAATGCCCTTGTGCGCTATGAATCTGAGCTCATGATATT TGCACGTGAGCTGGAGCTGGAGGACAGGCAGAGTCGACTACAGCAGGAGCTGAGAGAGCGCATGGCGGTGGACG acgATCTGAAGGGGGAGGATGAGCTGGCGGAGGAGAGGCGTATATTGAGCGAGATGCTAGATGTGGTGGAGCAGAGAGATGCGCTGGTGGCCTTGCTGGAGGAGCAGCGAGTGAGAGAAAAAGAGGAGGACGGTGACCTGGAGGCCGTCATGCTTTCTAAGGGTTTCAGTCTGCAATGGGACTGA